A section of the Vespa velutina chromosome 6, iVesVel2.1, whole genome shotgun sequence genome encodes:
- the LOC124950153 gene encoding dihydroorotate dehydrogenase (quinone), translated as MAQRLSNKAKIKSFITVTSSAAALFGGICIYQGNEKFYKEIAIPLVQQIDPEVAHIMAIKALKWGFVPKEKLNDPISLRTSIWDLVFKNPLGMAAGFDKQGEAIEGLHKIGFSFVEIGSITPMPQSGNPKPRVFRLLEDNAIVNRYGFNSDGHDKVWERIKKLKENKDFVGIIGINLGKNKNSEDAVQDYINGIKKFSDVADYFVINVSSPNTPGLRSLQSKQNLKMLLTKVNETRQIIGSKQPLLLKLAPDLSETERQDIADIVLHTKTKIDGLILCNTTTSRVNLVNENKRESGGLSGAPLTDISTKIISDMYKRTYGKIPIIGVGGVFSGEDAYHKIKAGASLIQLYTSYIYNGPPIVGKIKRELNEILKKDGFSSINEAVGKDIKIS; from the exons atgGCACAACGATTAAGTAATAAGGCCAAAATCAAATCGTTCATAACTGTTACAAGTTCAGCTGCAGCATTATTTGGTGGAATATGCATTTATCagggaaatgaaaaattttataaagagaTAGCAATACCTTTGGTTCAACAAATAGATCCTGAAGTAGCTCATATTATGGCAATAAAAGCTTTAAAATGGGGATTTGTccctaaagaaaaattaaatgatcctATTTCACTTCGAACAAGTATTTGGGATTTAGTATTTAAAAATCCTCTTGGTATGGCTGCTGGTTTTGATAAACAAGGAGAAGCTATTGAAGGCTTGCATAAAATAGGTTTTAGTTTTGTAGAAATAG GATCCATAACACCTATGCCACAATCAGGTAATCCTAAGCCTAGAGTATTTAGATTATTAGAGGATAATGCAATTGTTAATCGTTATGGTTTCAATAGCGATGGCCATGATAAAGTATGGGAACGTATTAAAAagcttaaagaaaataaagattttgttGGTATCATTGGTATTAACTTaggcaaaaataaaaattctgaaGATGCAGTGCAAGATTACATAAATGgtattaagaaattttcagATGTAGCagattattttgtaattaatgtaTCCAGTCCTAATACACCGGGACTTAGATCTTTACaaagtaaacaaaatttaaaaatgttgcTGACAAAAGTAAATGAAACAAGACAAATCATAGGTAGCAAACAACCATTACTTTTAAAATTAGCACCAGATTTATCTGAAACTGAGCGACAGGATATAGCAGATATTGTTCTacatacaaaaacaaaaattgatgGTTTGATTTTATGCAATACAACAACTTCACGTGTAAATCTAGTGAatgaaaacaagagagaaagtggtGGACTTAGTGGtgcacctcttacagatattTCTACCAAAATTATTTCAGACATGTATAAACGGACTTATGGTAAAATTCCAATTATTGGAGTAGGAGGTGTTTTCTCTGGGGAAGATgcatatcataaaattaaagcTGGGGCTTCTTTGATTCAAttatatacatcatatatatataatggtcCACCAATAGTtggcaaaataaaaagagaattaaatgaaatacttAAGAAAGATGgtttttcttcaataaatgAAGCAGTTGGTAAAGATATAAAGATTAGTTAA
- the LOC124950148 gene encoding transferrin-like, with protein sequence MKAQLLLIVFIASTYAIEKYKFCVPNSNDNCQNIEKGDSKIECIRVSDNAECAIRLAEGKADFGLFSPDALLLTYQFYPDEIVPIFGLRHRDKLLQKYEFQSVAVVSSDISIAINSGFESLKNAGLCHPGFSKAQWWNDYILKYFEKNTYKADCQTNITAIENELKNIKSFYGKACRPGDWTSDVNFSAALKKKYPELCALCDDTTACKYANDEKHGHIGALDCLTSGRGKVAYVALEYVHQYFKEDQKSQYRFLCPDGSLHNLTSNNPCSWIKQPWGAIVARKKVADELTNLLTFWLSGSATYAVESWSESLKRFIEENNGVVTNITRPTSLVSYLAEGRKEVILSDVKTCGNVIRWCTISILERTKCEWIAKEAIALGIEPKISCWQANSTFECFRDIADNKADIITIDSNYGYIARKVYNLKSILYAETDKQIMKDNMIMAVLRKPEDNNYPIKNFQQLKGHTACFPEYGGISWLSFIKIARINRIISPVSCNYPSLLSNLFSGACMPGIKDNNYEKGISSAITTKFCSVCPKTNDTHDCTTDKGPLTCLNEGADIAFVEIGNIKEEKNNPNQYHILCKNGSLASTTGLNLDKPELCALSVTINSEVVGRKGYTEIDSLNAIMSLLKLQDWLGYRVYTFRVLHIYGTFNGTNDLLFKSSTIGLESTTSKIESVLAYKELFNHVDECSSAGLLMFSNVTLIALIVISIYSMI encoded by the exons ATAAATTTTGCGTGCCAAACTCAAACGACAACTGTCAAAACATAGAAAAAGGCGATAGTAAAATTGAATGCATTCGCGTAAGTGACAATGCTGAATGTGCAATACGTTTAGCAGAAGGTAAAGCAGATTTCGGTTTATTCAGTCCAGATGCATTATTACTGACCTATCAATTCTATCCCGATGAAATCGTACCTATCTTCGGATTAAGGCATAGGGACAAACTTTTGC AGAAATATGAATTTCAATCTGTGGCTGTAGTATCTTCGGACATTTCCATTGCGATTAACAGTGGTTTTGAAAGTTTAAAAAACGCCGGTCTCTGTCATCCTGGGTTCAGTAAAGCACAGTGGTGGAACGAttacattttgaaatattttgaaaaaaatacgtACAAAGCTGATTGTCAAACAAATATAACTGcgatagaaaatgaattaaaaaatattaaatcgttcTATGGTAAAGCGTGCAGACCAGGTGATTGGACATCTGATGTTAATTTTAGCGCTGCTCTca agaagaaatatccTGAGCTTTGTGCCTTATGCGATGATACGACTGCTTGCAAGTATGCAAATGATGAGAAACATGGCCACATAGGTGCTTTGGATTGTTTAACATCGGGACGTGGAAAAGTAGCATACGTAGCACTCGAATACGTTCATCaatatttcaaa GAAGATCAAAAATCTCAGTATCGATTTTTGTGTCCTGATGGATCCCTTCATAATTTAACTAGTAATAATCCTTGCTCGTGGATCAAACAACCATGGGGTGCAATTGTTGCTAGAAA AAAAGTGGCAGATGAACTTACAAACCTCTTAACTTTTTGGTTATCGGGATCAGCAACATATGCTGTTGAATCATGGTCAGAatctttaaaaagatttatagaagaaaataacggtGTCGTCACAAATATTACAAGACCTACGTCTTTAGTTAGTTATTTGgcagaaggaagaaaggaagtgaTACTTTCAGACGTAAAAACTTGCGGCAACGTTATTCGTTGGTGTACTATAAGCATTCTCGAGAGAACAAAATGTGAATGGATTGCGAAAGAAGCGATAGCTCTTGGTATCGAACCGAAAATTTCTTGCTGGCAAGCCAATTCAACATTCGAATGTTTCCGTGACATTGCCGATAATAAAGCCGATATCATTACTATCGACTCAAATTATGGATACATAGCACGAAA AGTTTACAATTTAAAGTCCATCCTTTATGCTGAAACCGACAAACAAATCATGAAGGATAACATGATCATGGCTGTTCTTCGGAAACCTGAAGATAACAACTATCcgataaagaattttcaaCAATTAAAGGGTCATACAGCTTGTTTCCCTGAATATGGTGGAATATCTTGGTTgagtttcattaaaattgcTCGAATAAATCGCATTATTTCGCCAGTCTCTTGCAATTACCCTAGTCTCCTCAGTAATCTATTCTCTGGCGCTTGTATGCCCGGTATAAAGGACAATAATTATGAGAAGGGTATCAGCTCGGCTATTACAACCAAGTTTTGTTCCGTTTGTCCGAAAACAAATGATACTCATGATTGTACGACAGATAAAGGACCACTAACATGTTTAAACGAAGGAGCCGATATAGCTTTTGTTGAAATCGGTAATATAAAAG aagagaaaaataatcccAACCAATATCACATTTTGTGTAAAAATGGCAGTTTGGCTTCAACAACAGGATTAAATTTGGATAAACCAGAGCTTTGTGCTTTATCTGTAACCATCAATAGCGAA GTGGTTGGTCGAAAAGGGTACACAGAGATCGATTCCTTGAATGCAATTATGTCCTTACTAAAACTTCAAGATTGGTTAGGATATCGCGTTTATACATTTAGAGTACTCCATATCTATGGAACATTTAATGGCACCAATGATCTTCTGTTTAAAAGCTCTACTATTGGTTTAGAATCCACAACATCAAAAATCGAATCTGTATTAGCTTATAAAGAACTTTTTAATCATGTCGATGAATGTTCTTCAGCTggattattaatgttttcaaATGTTACTTTAATCGCATTAATAGTAATATCCATTTATTCTATGATATGA